From a single Lolium rigidum isolate FL_2022 chromosome 7, APGP_CSIRO_Lrig_0.1, whole genome shotgun sequence genomic region:
- the LOC124674017 gene encoding myosin-3-like: MSSRNRSAASTAAAPPPAPTLRTPRRLRRRALKAPGSGGGRRSGPATPLLRWDTGTGNGAAPEKRGEKAAAAGPGAGEKAPRDVSVRRLAAGVWRLRPPEAVVGSGGGGGGAAEGRVHVGLEHIPRHLQVQLLKQNTVGRHQNLKNEISSPISVLQPKSEELHKVQFHGASPMLPVTTMEKATKWEPENMKGMESHDAYLIASQLNLLNEQQDASYVANLQLELRQARDRVDELESERRSTKKKLDHLFKKLAEEKAAWKSREHEKVRAVLEDMKANLDHEKKNRRRLELINMKLVSELKETKMSANQLLQEYDEERKTRELTEEVCNELAREVEEDKAEIEALKHDSMKLREEVDEERKMLQMAEVWREERVQMKLVDAKLTLDAKYSELSKLQQDVEAFIAACSCSRGDVAVVEEAEKIIQTIKSVRAQEPEFRYEPPAASEDIFSIFEELRPSDEPVIKEIEQCYNNSSTICESEIQEASPMTDMFLEKPAKVYANKKPHNESDDGDASSWETISHEEMQGSSGSPDGSESSVNKIFDGSISWTSRTDFEYGEIEKLKDDLADAYLTTMSQPKKKESAISKLWKSSRPKNSDVCKKDAMEALNGRSSNVRLSVGTHSTIESGIQEIGLSPPSAEQWSSPDSMNIQFNRGFRGCMEYPRTSQKHSLKEKLMEARMVSQKLQLRQVLKQKI; this comes from the exons ATGAGCTCCCGGAAccgctccgccgcctccaccgccgcggcACCGCCCCCCGCGCCGACGCTCCGGACGCCGCGGCGCCTCCGCCGGCGCGCGCTCAAGGCCCCGGggtcgggcggcgggcggcggagcggGCCCGCCACGCCGCTGCTGCGCTGGGACACCGGGACCGGCAATGGGGCGGCGCCCGAGAAGCGCGGGGAGAAGGCGGCCGCGGCCGGACCCGGCGCGGGGGAGAAGGCGCCGCGGGATGTGTCGGTGAGGAGGCTCGCCGCCGGGGTGTGGCGGCTGCGGCCCCCGGAGGCGGTCGTTggaagcggcggcggaggaggcggggcCGCGGAGGGCAGGGTTCACGTGGGGCTCGAG CATATCCCGAGGCATCTACAAGTCCAGCTTCTTAAACAGAATACTGTGGGTCGTCACCAGAATCTTAAGAATGAGATTTCAAGCCCCATTTCTGTATTACAGCCAAAGAgtgaagagctccacaag GTACAGTTTCATGGTGCTTCACCTATGCTACCTGTCACCACTATGGAGAAAGCAACAAAATGGGAGCCTGAGAACATGAAAGGGATGGAATCACATGATGCCTATCTGATAGCCAGCCAACTAAATCTTCTGAACGAGCAGCAGGATGCATCTTATGTCGCTAACCTCCAGTTGGAACTCCGGCAAGCACGTGATCGGGTGGATGAGCTGGAAAGTGAGCGCCGCTCAACTAAGAAGAAACTTGACCACTTGTTCAAGAAGCTGGCAGAGGAGAAAGCAGCCTGGAAGAGTAGAGAGCATGAGAAGGTGCGTGCTGTTCTTGAGGACATGAAGGCAAACCTTGATCATGAGAAGAAGAACAGGAGGCGGCTGGAGTTGATCAACATGAAGCTCGTCAGTGAGTTGAAAGAGACCAAGATGTCAGCAAACCAGCTGTTGCAAGAGTATGATGAGGAGAGGAAAACACGTGAGCTCACCGAGGAGGTGTGCAACGAGCTAGCAAGGGAGGTGGAGGAAGACAAAGCCGAGATCGAGGCCTTGAAACATGACTCGATGAAGCTGCGAGAGGAGGTGGATGAGGAGCGGAAGATGCTACAGATGGCTGAGGTGTGGCGTGAAGAACGGGTGCAGATGAAGCTTGTCGATGCAAAACTCACTTTGGATGCCAAGTACTCAGAGTTGAGCAAACTGCAACAGGATGTTGAGGCTTTTATTGCAGCATGCAGTTGTTCTCGAGGAGACGTTGCGGTGGTGGAAGAAGCAGAGAAAATAATACAGACGATCAAGTCAGTCAGGGCACAGGAGCCTGAATTCAGGTATGAGCCACCAGCAGCATCAGAAGACATATTTTCAATTTTTGAAGAGCTGCGCCCAAGTGACGAGCCTGTCATTAAGGAGATCGAGCAGTGCTACAACAACAGCTCCACCATATGTGAATCAGAAATCCAAGAGGCTAGCCCCATGACAGATATGTTCCTGGAAAAGCCGGCCAAGGTGTACGCGAATAAAAAGCCTCACAATgagagtgatgatggagatgccAGCAGCTGGGAAACGATAAGCCACGAAGAAATGCAGGGTTCAAGTGGTTCACCCGACGGAAGCGAGTCATCGGTCAACAAGATCTTTGATGGTAGCATTTCTTGGACCAGCAGAACCGATTTCGAGTATGGGGAGATCGAGAAGCTGAAGGATGATTTGGCTGATGCATACCTGACAACCATGAGCCAGCCCAAGAAGAAAGAGTCAGCCATCTCAAAGCTCTGGAAGTCGTCTCGTCCAAAGAACAGTGATGTCTGCAAGAAAGATGCCATGGAGGCACTGAACGGCAGATCATCGAATGTACGGCTATCGGTCGGGACCCATTCCACCATCGAAAGCGGCATTCAAGAGATAGGCCTCAGTCCGCCTAGCGCAGAGCAATGGAGCTCACCGGACTCGATGAACATCCAATTCAACCGGGGGTTCAGGGGCTGCATGGAGTACCCGCGGACGTCCCAGAAGCACAGCCTGAAGGAGAAGCTCATGGAGGCACGGATGGTGAGCCAGAAGCTGCAGCTCCGCCAAGTGCTCAAGCAGAAGATCTAG
- the LOC124677127 gene encoding cadherin-related family member 1-like, protein MAATRKPRSPAAAAAAADHLRFLRPGALARLRDARLRRGRRAASRPAPPSPSPSPPPAPAPAAGPFLPYYVPASRLLSPRCPQRKKLTAAKAVTLFPPPASDLPFEAVMEFLNIPDMVVAAH, encoded by the coding sequence ATGGCGGCCACGCGCAAGCCCCgatccccggccgccgccgccgccgccgccgaccacctccgcttcctccgccccgGCGCCCTCGCCCGCCTCCGCGACGCCAGGCTCCGCCGCGGCCGGCGCGCCGCCTCCCGCCCGGCCCCGCCCTCGCCGTCCCCCTCCCCCCcgcccgctcccgctcccgcggCCGGGCCCTTCCTGCCCTACTACGTGCCCGCGTCGAGGCTCCTCTCCCCGCGGTGCCCGCAGCGGAAGAAGCTCACCGCGGCCAAGGCCGTCACGCTCTTCCCCCCGCCGGCCTCGGACCTGCCCTTCGAGGCCGTTATGGAGTTCCTCAACATCCCCGACATGGTCGTCGCCGCCCACTAG